From the genome of Acomys russatus chromosome 27, mAcoRus1.1, whole genome shotgun sequence, one region includes:
- the LOC127210254 gene encoding arylamine N-acetyltransferase 3-like, with amino-acid sequence MDIEAYFERISYQNSRSKLDLQTLTEILQHQIKAIPFENLNIHCGEAMELGLEAVFDHIVRKKRGGWCLQVNHLLYWALTTLGFETTMLGGCVYSPFTCKYSNTILHLLLQVTISGKKYIVDGAFPFSCQMWEPLELISGKDQPQVPAIFNLMEKNGIWYLEQIKRQEYVPNQEFIGSNFLEKSKHRKIYSFTLEPRTIEDFKVVSAYYQASPTSMMVNTSLCSLQTKEGVHGLMGTIIAYKKFNYKDNVDLVEFKNLKEEEIEEVLKSVFGIHLETKLVPKPTSGFFTI; translated from the coding sequence ATGGACATTGAAGCATACTTTGAAAGAATCAGTTATCAGAACTCCAGGAGCAAACTGGACTTGCAGACGCTAACTGAAATCCTTCAGCACCAGATAAAAGCTATACCATTTGAGAACTTGAACATCCATTGTGGGGAAGCCATGGAGCTGGGCTTAGAGGCCGTTTTTGATCACATTGTGAGGAAGAAGCGGGGTGGGTGGTGTCTCCAGGTCAATCATCTGCTGTACTGGGCTCTGACCACGCTAGGTTTCGAGACCACAATGTTAGGAGGATGTGTTTATAGCCCTTTTACCTGCAAATATAGCAACACCATCCTTCACCTTCTACTACAGGTGACCATCAGTGGCAAAAAATATATTGTGGATGGTGCCTTCCCATTTTCCTGCCAGATGTGGGAACCTCTGGAGTTAATTTCTGGGAAGGACCAGCCTCAGGTGCCTGCCATCTTCAACCTGATGGAAAAGAATGGAATTTGGTACCTGGAACAAATTAAAAGACAAGAATATGTTCCAAACCAAGAGTTCATTGGTTCTAACTTCCTTGAGAAGAGCAAACACCGGAAAATCTACTCTTTTACTCTTGAACCTCGAACAATTGAAGACTTCAAGGTTGTGAGTGCATACTATCAGGCATCTCCAACATCTATGATGGTGAACACATCGCTTTGCTCCCTGCAGACCAAAGAAGGGGTTCATGGCTTAATGGGCACTATTATTGCCTATAAGAAATTCAATTACAAGGACAATGTAGATCTGGTAGAGTTTAAGAAtctgaaggaggaagaaatagaagaagtccTGAAGAGTGTATTTGGTATTCACTTGGAGACAAAGCTTGTGCCCAAACCTACCAGTGGTTTCTTTACTATTTAG